Proteins encoded together in one Rhipicephalus sanguineus isolate Rsan-2018 chromosome 9, BIME_Rsan_1.4, whole genome shotgun sequence window:
- the LOC119405073 gene encoding polyadenylate-binding protein-interacting protein 1 isoform X2, translating to MASFVMKSTLSPEAPVFVPRHFKVPVPEPYPMSPPSQDSTRYAIVELMSFIEDVTLCPGEFDSKIGDLTRALGSVTDADGLIQVVDTIFQQGIKEPNFRYSGARLCNHLGSNLSVRGLDDGQFTNLLLDRCHAECLKRNDLASGDFGDAYLRGLLLFIAELFSQMVFLRDDYSYKVKHIAGCIPNMMHTLLQTPTKDNIKCTIQVLKLTGHSLEDFGNLEPGSTDGSILDSVFDKLREIVQKPDIDATASLMIKNVLDLREKNWGRSSSSSSSPSGCPSEEAFP from the exons ATGGCATCATTTGTGATGAAGAGCACACTGTCCCCCGAGGCTCCGGTGTTTGTCCCGCGGCACTTCAAAGTTCCTGTACCCGAACCCTACCCGATGTCGCCG CCTTCACAGGATTCGACTCGATATGCAATTGTGGAATTGATGAGCTTCATCGAAGACGTAACCCTTTGCCCTGGTGAGTTTGACTCGAAGATAGGGGACCTCACGAGAGCATTGGGTAGCGTCACAGATGCCGACGGTCTCATACAAGTCGTCGACACAATCTTCCAACAG GGCATCAAGGAGCCAAACTTTCGGTATAGCGGGGCTCGGCTCTGCAACCATCTGGGCAGCAACCTCAGCGTTCGAGGCCTCGACGATGGTCAGTTCACAAACCTGCTTCTTGACCG gtgccatgcagaatgcttgaaGCGAAATGACCTTGCGTCCGGTGACTTTGGTGATGCCTACTTGAGGGGTCTGCTGCTCTTCATAGCCGAGCTCTTCTCACAGATGGTG TTCCTTCGGGACGACTACTCCTACAAGGTCAAGCACATAGCCGGTTGCATCCCGAATATGATGCACACCCTCTTGCAGACACCGACAAAGGACAACATCAAGTGCACTATCCAAGTACTGAAG CTTACAGGACACAGCTTGGAGGACTTCGGTAATTTGGAACCCGGCAGTACCGATGGGTCCATATTGGACAGCGTGTTTGACAAGCTCAGGGAGATCGTGCAGAAGCCTGACATTGATGC GACTGCGTCGTTGATGATTAAAAATGTCCTGGATCTCCGCGAGAAGAACTGGGGCCGATCGTCTTCCTCCTCGAGCTCGCCTTCCGGATGTCCATCCGAAGAG
- the LOC119405074 gene encoding ribosome biogenesis protein BRX1 homolog — translation MARRNKRARVDEDAENAVETQERLPPVTRKSDEPPEKKVENLTIFTSGINKQRVMIFASRGITFRDRHLMLNLRTLLPHSKPESKMEKKDPLVVINEICEMKNCNKCLYFENKKRKDLYLWASNVPNGPSVKFLVENIHTMEELKMTGNCLKGARPLLSFDKAFTESPFGKLMKELLSQVFGTPRYHPKSQPFVDHVFTFSLLDHRIWFRNYQIVEETGALVEIGPRFVLNPIKVFEGSFGGAVIYSNPHYVTPSEHRRSLKLAAAGKYKERKEARANLKHRMAEGPAPSNPLDDIFQTVPPEKAKGRDKLLFRRKK, via the exons ATGGCGCGGCGCAACAAGCGTGCACGTGTGGACGAAGATGCCGAAAATGCCGTCGAAACGCAAGAACGGTTACCTCCGGTCACCAGGAAATCAGATGAACCCCCGGAGAAGAAGGTAGAAAACCTTACGATTTT TACAAGTGGGATCAACAAGCAGCGTGTCATGATCTTCGCATCGAGGGGGATCACGTTCAGAGACAGGCACTTGATGCTTAACCTTCGCACTCTGCTGCCTCATTCAAAGCCGG AGTCCAAGATGGAGAAAAAGGACCCCCTTGTAGTCATAAACGAA ATATGTGAAATGAAGAACTGCAACAAGTGCTTATACTTTGAAAACAAGAAGAGGAAAGATCTCTATTTGTG GGCATCCAACGTACCGAATGGACCGTCTGTCAAGTTCCTTGTTGAGAATA TTCACACGATGGAGGAGCTGAAGATGACAGGGAACTGCCTCAAAGGCGCACGACCACTCCTGTCCTTCGACAAG GCGTTCACTGAGAGCCCATTTGGAAAGTTGATGAAGGAGTTGCTGTCACAG GTTTTTGGTACACCCAGGTACCACCCCAAAAGCCAGCCCTTCGTAGACCACGTGTTCACCTTTTCGCTGCTGGACCACCGGATATGGTTCCGCAACTACCAGATCGTAGAGGAGACTGGCGCCCTAGTCGAGATTG GCCCCCGGTTTGTGCTCAACCCAATCAAGGTCTTCGAGGGCAGCTTTGGAGGAGCTGTGATCTACAGCAACCCTCATTACGTGACACCAAGCGAG CATCGGCGCTCCTTGAAATTGGCCGCTGCCGGCAAGTACAAGGAAAGAAAAGAGGCCAGGGCAAACCTCAAGCATCGCATGGCAGAAGGTCCAGCACCATCCAATCCGCTGGACGACATCTTCCAGACCGTTCCTCCCGAGAAAGCGAAGGGACGAGACAAGCTATTGTTTCGACGGAAAAAATAG